One window from the genome of uncultured Tateyamaria sp. encodes:
- a CDS encoding ABC transporter substrate-binding protein, with translation MTTKLLASAAALAITAATAHADGHLAFAPGEGPFSWDSYNAWAEGAPDLSGQTITVFGPWLTPEDGYLNNALAYFEAATGADVIYTGSDSFEQQIVIDAEAGSAPNIAVFPQPGLAAVMASKGQLHPLPAGMGDWVKNNYAAGQSWVDLGTYADADGNDQVFGFFYNVNVKSLVWYNPENFEDAGYEIPESMEELKALTDQIVADGETPWCIGLGSGAATGWPATDWVEDMMLRTVEPAVYDQWTSNEIPFDDERVVAAIEEFGWFARDDAKVAGGSGAVASTDFRDSPKGLFSSPPQCYMHRQASFVPAFFPEDVEFGVDTNFFYFPSYADKDLGDPVLGGGTLMAITDPSDGANALMEFFQEPISHEIMMAQTGFLTPHNGVNLDAYKDDTLRALGEVLLGATTFRFDGSDLMPGGVGAGTFWTGMVDYAGGKDAATVAGEIQDSWDALK, from the coding sequence ATGACCACCAAACTTCTGGCCAGCGCCGCGGCGTTGGCTATCACTGCTGCTACAGCACATGCAGACGGCCACCTGGCCTTTGCCCCGGGCGAAGGCCCGTTTAGCTGGGACAGCTACAACGCATGGGCCGAGGGTGCCCCTGACCTGAGCGGTCAGACCATCACCGTGTTCGGCCCCTGGCTGACACCCGAAGATGGCTATCTGAACAACGCTCTGGCCTATTTCGAAGCTGCCACAGGCGCCGACGTGATCTACACCGGGTCCGACAGCTTCGAGCAACAGATCGTCATTGATGCCGAAGCGGGCTCTGCACCGAACATCGCCGTCTTCCCACAGCCTGGCCTTGCCGCCGTCATGGCAAGCAAGGGCCAGCTGCACCCCCTGCCCGCGGGCATGGGCGACTGGGTCAAGAACAACTATGCCGCCGGTCAATCCTGGGTTGACCTGGGCACGTATGCCGACGCAGATGGCAACGACCAGGTATTTGGCTTTTTCTACAACGTGAACGTCAAATCGCTTGTCTGGTACAACCCCGAGAACTTCGAGGATGCCGGGTACGAAATCCCCGAAAGCATGGAAGAACTGAAGGCTCTCACGGATCAGATCGTTGCTGACGGTGAAACACCATGGTGCATCGGTCTGGGTTCAGGCGCGGCCACTGGCTGGCCCGCGACCGACTGGGTCGAGGACATGATGCTGCGCACGGTCGAGCCTGCGGTCTATGACCAATGGACTTCGAACGAAATTCCGTTCGATGACGAGCGTGTCGTGGCAGCCATCGAAGAGTTCGGCTGGTTCGCCCGTGACGACGCCAAGGTGGCCGGTGGGTCCGGTGCGGTTGCATCGACCGACTTCCGCGACTCGCCCAAGGGCCTCTTCTCGAGCCCGCCGCAGTGCTACATGCACCGCCAGGCGTCGTTTGTGCCTGCCTTCTTCCCCGAGGATGTGGAATTCGGTGTCGACACCAACTTCTTCTACTTCCCGTCCTACGCGGACAAGGACCTGGGTGACCCGGTTCTGGGTGGCGGTACGCTGATGGCGATCACTGATCCCTCGGATGGCGCAAATGCCCTGATGGAGTTCTTCCAGGAGCCGATCAGCCACGAGATCATGATGGCGCAAACCGGCTTCCTCACACCGCATAACGGTGTGAACCTGGACGCCTACAAGGATGACACGCTGCGTGCGTTGGGTGAAGTTCTGCTGGGTGCGACCACCTTCCGTTTCGACGGTTCGGACCTGATGCCCGGTGGCGTTGGTGCCGGTACGTTCTGGACCGGCATGGTTGACTATGCAGGTGGCAAGGACGCGGCCACCGTGGCGGGCGAAATCCAGGACAGCTGGGACGCATTGAAGTAA
- a CDS encoding sugar ABC transporter permease produces MNPALLGLMTIALGVGGCVLYFWGSNQILDKVIFPAKGPQAGQNINRANQVRPWLFLFPAIFALGLYLAYPVFETLRLSVTDRDLGGAFVGLANYNQMMAEPKFWEALRNNMLWLIVVPAASTAFGLLAAQLTDRIKWGAAAKSLIFMPMAISFVGAGVIFKLVYEARPADQSQIGILNAVWLQFEGGIGSFLFLQALPGLMLLAFAAIVAYVGWIFVRPIAESRQNGGGAGYVPLRLFVAVAALYLVYLSLSSLIGIFTFDYPYGEPQTWLTIPFWNSFLLMVVLIWIQTGFAMVILSAALRGIPEETIEAAIIDGANPFQIFFKIKVPQIMGTIVVVWTTITIVVLKVFDIVFAMTNGQWETQVLANYMYDKMFRANDWGVGSASAIVIMLLVTPILVWNVYNARKEMK; encoded by the coding sequence ATGAACCCTGCACTGTTGGGATTGATGACCATTGCACTCGGTGTGGGTGGATGCGTCCTGTACTTCTGGGGGTCGAACCAGATCCTCGACAAGGTGATCTTTCCGGCGAAGGGGCCCCAAGCCGGTCAGAACATCAACCGGGCCAACCAGGTGCGGCCCTGGCTGTTCCTCTTTCCCGCCATTTTCGCACTGGGCCTGTACCTCGCCTACCCCGTGTTCGAAACCCTGCGCCTGTCTGTGACTGACCGTGACCTTGGGGGCGCATTTGTGGGCCTTGCCAATTACAACCAGATGATGGCCGAGCCCAAATTCTGGGAAGCGCTGCGCAACAACATGCTTTGGCTGATTGTGGTGCCCGCGGCCTCGACCGCCTTTGGCCTTCTGGCCGCCCAACTGACGGACCGGATCAAATGGGGCGCCGCTGCCAAATCACTCATCTTCATGCCGATGGCGATTTCCTTTGTCGGCGCAGGCGTGATCTTTAAACTCGTCTACGAAGCGCGCCCCGCAGACCAAAGCCAGATCGGCATTCTGAACGCGGTGTGGCTGCAATTCGAAGGCGGTATCGGATCATTCCTGTTCCTGCAGGCGCTGCCGGGTCTGATGCTGTTGGCATTCGCCGCCATCGTAGCCTATGTCGGCTGGATTTTCGTTCGCCCGATCGCGGAAAGTCGCCAAAACGGCGGAGGTGCCGGATATGTCCCGTTGCGTCTGTTCGTGGCGGTCGCGGCGCTCTACCTGGTCTATCTGTCGCTGTCCTCGCTGATCGGTATTTTCACCTTTGACTATCCATATGGCGAACCGCAGACGTGGCTGACCATTCCGTTCTGGAACAGCTTCCTGCTGATGGTTGTCCTGATCTGGATCCAGACGGGTTTTGCCATGGTGATCCTGTCGGCCGCCCTGCGCGGCATCCCCGAGGAAACGATCGAAGCAGCGATCATTGACGGCGCCAACCCGTTCCAGATCTTCTTCAAGATCAAGGTGCCGCAGATCATGGGCACCATTGTGGTGGTCTGGACCACCATCACCATCGTCGTTCTCAAGGTCTTTGACATCGTGTTCGCGATGACCAACGGCCAGTGGGAGACGCAGGTTCTGGCCAACTACATGTACGACAAGATGTTCCGCGCCAACGATTGGGGGGTCGGGTCCGCCTCGGCCATCGTGATCATGCTGCTGGTGACACCGATCCTTGTCTGGAACGTCTACAACGCCCGTAAGGAGATGAAATAA
- a CDS encoding carbohydrate ABC transporter permease → MDNIAGSKSSLGWAVNISVVLLVALWVFPTFGLLVSSFRTADQIVGSGWWASMFPSEQTERFRASDPDGNRVQRGDLFVVEGNIFEENGGGGDIQSWGTSSRAVDAYQPGDVADLGDGETFTVDADGNYAWSGNEEQISGRGQRAFVTAVSPPEFTTENYVNIMTSGNDTDNMAKAFFNTLTVTIPATIIPIVVAAFAAYALAWMDFPGRAILIACVVGLLVVPLQLALIPLLKLHVGIGIGKGYLGVWLAHTGFGLPLAIYLLRNYMVGLPRDIIENAKVDGATDFQIFTKIILPLSFPALASFAIFQFLWTWNDLLVAKVFLIDATGQTTVMTDQIVNLLGTRGGNWEILATAAFVSIAVPLCVFFAMQKYLVRGLLAGSVK, encoded by the coding sequence ATGGACAATATTGCAGGTTCCAAATCGTCCCTTGGGTGGGCTGTCAACATTTCGGTCGTGCTGCTTGTTGCACTCTGGGTGTTCCCGACCTTTGGACTTCTCGTGTCGTCCTTCCGGACGGCGGACCAGATCGTCGGATCGGGCTGGTGGGCGTCGATGTTCCCATCCGAACAGACCGAGCGTTTCCGCGCATCGGACCCGGACGGTAACCGGGTTCAGCGCGGTGATCTATTCGTGGTCGAAGGCAATATTTTCGAAGAAAATGGCGGCGGCGGTGACATCCAAAGCTGGGGCACCTCGTCCCGTGCGGTCGATGCCTACCAACCCGGCGACGTGGCTGACCTCGGCGATGGCGAGACATTCACTGTGGACGCCGACGGCAACTATGCCTGGTCCGGGAACGAAGAGCAGATCAGCGGACGGGGCCAACGCGCCTTTGTCACGGCCGTGTCTCCGCCAGAGTTCACGACGGAAAACTACGTGAACATCATGACCAGCGGCAATGACACCGACAACATGGCCAAGGCGTTCTTCAACACGCTGACGGTGACCATTCCCGCCACCATCATCCCCATCGTCGTGGCAGCCTTTGCAGCCTATGCGCTGGCATGGATGGACTTCCCCGGTCGGGCGATCCTGATCGCCTGCGTCGTGGGCCTGCTGGTCGTGCCCCTGCAACTCGCGTTGATTCCGCTGCTCAAGCTGCATGTCGGTATCGGCATCGGCAAAGGGTATCTAGGGGTGTGGCTGGCCCATACCGGCTTTGGCCTTCCACTCGCGATATACCTCTTGCGAAATTACATGGTTGGCCTGCCCCGCGACATCATCGAAAACGCAAAGGTGGACGGCGCGACGGATTTTCAGATCTTTACCAAGATCATCCTCCCTCTGTCGTTCCCCGCCCTGGCGTCCTTTGCGATCTTCCAGTTCCTGTGGACCTGGAACGATCTGCTGGTGGCCAAGGTGTTCCTGATTGACGCCACGGGGCAAACGACAGTGATGACCGACCAGATCGTGAACTTGCTGGGCACCCGGGGGGGCAACTGGGAAATCCTTGCCACGGCGGCCTTTGTATCGATTGCAGTGCCGCTGTGCGTCTTCTTCGCAATGCAAAAATACCTGGTGCGCGGTTTGCTGGCCGGGTCGGTGAAATAG
- a CDS encoding substrate-binding domain-containing protein gives MNLKELSSLLGLSQTTVSRALNGYPEVSEKTRARVVQAAQAHAYSPNTRAQGLATGHAKCIGHVISVSDSAEMVNPIFGDFMAGAGESYAAHGYDMMVTRVGAQDEADTYRNLKARGAVDGVVVHAPRRNDSRLALLDKIGLPYVVHGRSTGIKAPYSWLDVNNTRAFSEATSYLASLGHRRIALINGQETMDFAIRRRSGYESSLRFAGLPIVPDLMSTGEMTEAYGYAQANLMLDFDQPPTAFLAASIICAAGVRRALDERGLRVGKDVSIVTFDDCLSYFGNGGDTPVFTAWQSSVRAAGAALAKMLINRIRMPHAPHETELWEAEFVSGTSTGPAPDHSRD, from the coding sequence GTGAATCTTAAGGAACTGTCATCTTTGCTGGGTCTCAGCCAGACAACGGTAAGCCGGGCGCTGAACGGCTATCCCGAGGTGTCGGAAAAAACCCGTGCCCGCGTCGTTCAGGCGGCCCAGGCGCATGCCTACAGCCCCAACACGCGGGCGCAGGGGTTGGCCACGGGCCATGCAAAGTGCATCGGACACGTCATTTCTGTCAGCGATTCGGCGGAAATGGTGAATCCGATCTTTGGCGACTTCATGGCCGGCGCCGGTGAAAGCTATGCCGCGCACGGCTATGACATGATGGTGACGCGTGTGGGCGCCCAGGACGAGGCGGACACGTATCGCAATCTCAAGGCGCGGGGCGCCGTCGACGGAGTGGTGGTGCACGCGCCGCGCCGCAACGATTCGCGCCTTGCCCTACTGGACAAGATCGGGCTCCCATATGTGGTGCATGGCCGGTCGACGGGGATCAAGGCGCCTTATTCCTGGTTGGACGTCAATAACACGCGCGCCTTTTCCGAGGCGACGTCCTACCTGGCCAGCCTTGGTCATCGCCGGATTGCGTTGATCAATGGGCAGGAAACCATGGATTTCGCCATTCGCCGCCGATCGGGCTACGAATCCTCTTTGCGTTTTGCAGGGCTGCCCATTGTGCCTGATTTGATGAGCACGGGCGAAATGACCGAAGCCTATGGCTATGCGCAGGCAAACCTGATGCTGGATTTCGACCAGCCGCCCACGGCGTTTCTGGCCGCCTCGATCATTTGTGCGGCTGGCGTTCGCCGGGCCCTGGATGAACGAGGACTGCGCGTGGGCAAAGACGTATCCATCGTCACCTTTGACGACTGCCTCAGCTATTTTGGCAATGGCGGTGACACGCCCGTGTTCACGGCATGGCAATCATCGGTGCGGGCGGCGGGGGCTGCACTGGCCAAGATGTTGATCAACAGAATTCGCATGCCACATGCGCCGCACGAAACCGAATTGTGGGAGGCCGAGTTTGTCTCGGGCACCTCAACCGGCCCCGCGCCGGATCATTCCAGGGACTGA